The Methanocellales archaeon genome includes the window TTCTTCCAGATTATCCTCATATCTAAAAATGGTGTTGGGCCTCTCCTCGATTTGTCCCAAAGCAATTTTTGGTATGCTCTCGTTTTTATAACCCTCGACCAAAATCAAATCTGGTTTTGAAATCGTCTGGATCATTTGGAGGATTAAGTTGAGTTGCATCCCCTCGTTTATCATAAACACAGTCTCACCGGGAGAACTAGCTACCACAGTGTTTACGCCCGCATTTCTGTATCTCCACGTATCCTTTTTTTCAGTGTCAATCGAAAAACCCTCATGCGGGATGTGCTTTATCGTAGCAATATCATATCCATCCGCAACCAGTATCTTTAAAAGCTTTTCTATGAAGGTGGTTTTTCCTGATTTTGAATAGCCATAAACGCCAAGTATCATTCGATCACCTTACCTTACATCAACAATATGACTTCGACCTCATCACCAGCCTCGATGAGATCCACATCAGCTGGTATGTCCACGTAGCCATCTGCATCTGCCATGCTCGTTATAGCTCCGGATTCCTTGAATACTGGGTGGGCAACTTGTCCCTCCAACCTCACCGTTAGGAACTGGCTCCTTCCAAGCGAGGAGACCACACGCCTCGATATTCTCGCTTTGACGATTGTAAACCTCTTTGGGGGTAATCTCGCAATTTTTCTAACGGCTGGAAGCAAGAAGCGGTATCCATTACTCAAACAAGATGTGGGATATCCGGGTATCCCGAAAACGAGCTTTTTGTCAACGATACCACATAAAGTGGGTTTACCTGGTTTTATCTGGACGCCATGGAACAAAATAGTGCCAACCTCTTCAATCACATTGTGGAGAATATCCCTTTCACCTACGGAGCTACCCCCTGAGAAGGAAATCAAATCGTATTCCAATGAGTTTTTCACCGCAGCTCGAATGCTCTCGTTTGTATCTGGAACTATCTCAAACTTAATAGGTGCTCCACCGTTCTCTTCTACGATGGATGAGAGAGTGTATGAATTTATGTCATAGACTTGACCCTCTTTTAGCTCGCTACCAAGGTCTGCGATCTCATCGCCGGTTGGGATAATCGCCACCCTTGGCTTTTCATAAACATTTATTTTTTGAATTCCAAGTGCTGCCAAAGCACCGATCTTGCTCGGATTTAGCACTTCCCCCGGCTTTAGTACGATGCTACCCGCCGCTATGTCCTCACCCATGGGAGAAACGTTCTCTTTGGGGTATACGGGCTTAAACATCTTCACCTCCGCTCC containing:
- the mobB gene encoding molybdopterin-guanine dinucleotide biosynthesis protein B, which produces MILGVYGYSKSGKTTFIEKLLKILVADGYDIATIKHIPHEGFSIDTEKKDTWRYRNAGVNTVVASSPGETVFMINEGMQLNLILQMIQTISKPDLILVEGYKNESIPKIALGQIEERPNTIFRYEDNLEEILQYIKRELDIERILRQLPGIDCKKCGFDCRKMAELIYAQERVLEDCRSFSQLPVFLEADGKSIPLGGFTRDMIANIINGMISSLKGTEGAREFKIILRR
- a CDS encoding molybdopterin-binding protein: MKPFKSLIPLEKALKIMEKALKPIDRTESISIKKSLGRVLSGDVIAEIDVPPFDRAAMDGYALRAEDTYGANNFEPKILRKIDEIYAGEVSDKIVHRGECIQISTGCKMPSGSDAVMMVESTDQIGAEVKMFKPVYPKENVSPMGEDIAAGSIVLKPGEVLNPSKIGALAALGIQKINVYEKPRVAIIPTGDEIADLGSELKEGQVYDINSYTLSSIVEENGGAPIKFEIVPDTNESIRAAVKNSLEYDLISFSGGSSVGERDILHNVIEEVGTILFHGVQIKPGKPTLCGIVDKKLVFGIPGYPTSCLSNGYRFLLPAVRKIARLPPKRFTIVKARISRRVVSSLGRSQFLTVRLEGQVAHPVFKESGAITSMADADGYVDIPADVDLIEAGDEVEVILLM